The window GCTGCGAACCAGCAGGTCGAAGGCGCGGACGCGACCTTCATCGCCGCTGTGCCGACCGTGATGCGCAACAACCGCACCCAGATCATGACCGAAGCCGTTCAGGTCTCGGGCACGCTGGACCGCGTGTCGAAGTACGGCCGCGCGAAGGAAATGGCCTACCAGATGGCGAAGTCAGCGGCTGCGCTGAAGCGCGACCTCGAGAACGCCTACGTCGGCACCGCGCAGTCGGCTTCGGCGGGCAACGCGGTGACCGCTGCCACGCTGGCTGGCTACCAGCTGCAGATCGGCGCTGCGAACATCACCTACATGGGTGCTGTGACCCCGATCACCGAGGCCAAGCTGCTCACCAACTTGCAGGCCGTCTACACCTCGGGTGCTGATCCCAGCATCATTCAGGTCACTCCGGCGAACTCGCTGGTCGTGGCTGCGTTCGCTTCGGCCGCTGGCCGTTACCGGACCATCTCCGGTGCGGAATCGAAGACCACCACGCTGGTCAACGTCGTGAACCTTTACGTCTCTCCGTTCGGCGAGACCAAGGTCGTGATCAACCGCTTCCTGCGCGCTGGCAACACCTTGGTGTACGAACCCGACATGTGGAAGAAGGCGACTCTGCGTCCGTGGAGCCGTGAGACGCTCGCGAAGACCGGCGACAGCACCAAGATGATGCTGCTCGGTGAGTTCTCCCTGAAGCACAAGAACTACTTGGGCTCGGGCATCGTCGTGGAGCAGGTCTCCTCGGGCTTCTAATCTCTACCCTCGGCGCGTGCGCGCGTCGAATACGTCCTGCGGGCCTCTTGGGAAACCTTGAGGTCCGTAGCGTTTCCTATTGATGTCGCCATTCAACGACATTCCGCACTGTCAGCGAACGCCGACACTCAGCTTAGAAAGACCAATGTCGCAAGACACCGTCATCCACGACACACGCGTTACCTTCCACGACGACCCTATGAGCGACAAGCTCGGCTTCGTCCACACACAACACATTCCCGATGACTTCGTCGCTGCTCTCAAGCGCGAGAAGATGGATTCGGCGCGGCGACCGGCCGGAGATTTCCTCCACATGTGTTCGATCCCCGTGAGCGTCGTCGAAGACCTCAAGCGCTCTGGCTACGACGTCTACCGCGAGCCCGTGCGCGAAACCATTCGGATGCTCAAGGTTGTCGGCCTCGACGCCTTCATTACCTCCGACAAACAGATTTGATCTAAGGGCCTCAAATGACCTATGGGGATATCCAAGCTCAGTTTACGGGCTTGCTCAACAGGCGTGACCTTACGCCCGCACTGACGACCAGCTTTCTGCAGCAGAGCATCCTCAGAATCCAACGGGGCTTGCGTGTTCCTTCGATGGAGAAGTCCATCACGGCGACCATCGGCAACCTGTACACCTCGGGCCTCGCAGTGCCCGGGGACCTCCTGCAGCTCATTGCGATCACCGACGAGACCGACCCGCTGAACGTGACAGAACTCACGCGCGTCTCGCTGCCTGAGGTTCTCAGGATTCTCAACGACAACACGTCATGCGGTGCCCGCGCTTACACGCGCCGGGGCTCCAAGTTTCTGATCGCGCCAATGCCCACCACGGGCTCCGTGATCCGCATGGACTACTACGCGACCTTCCAGCCCCTGAGCGCTCCCACGGACACCAACGTCCTAGGGGACATCGCGCCTGACTGCATCGTCTACGGCGCGCTCTCGTATGCCGCCGCGTACTTCCTCGACAAGCGGCAGTCCGACTTCGAAGCGCGCTTCAAGCAGATCGTGGACGACCTCAACGGGCAGGCCATGAGCGACGAGCTGACTGGCGCGGCCCAGGTATCGAACACCATCGCAGCCTCCTATACCGATTGGTAACCCAACATGACTGACGACACTGTCTATACGGTGATCGCTTCCGGCGACACGAACGCGGGCAGCAGCTCCAGCTCATTCTATGAGAAGGACGGTGTTGTCACCTCGGTGAGCACGAGCACTCCCGACGACACGGCATACGCTGTGGCCGACGACCTTCAGGGTCCCGGGGGCTCGCCCTCCAGCTCGTTCTATGAGCACGGGACCGTCTACACCGACATCGTCTACGCCACGACCGTCGTTGACCAGATCAACGCCTCAGCCGCTGCAGCCGCCGCAAGCGCGACCGCCGCGCAGCTGGCGCTCACGACCTTCCTAGTCTCCCCGGGGTTCTCAGGCATCCCCACGGCTCCCACAGCCGCCCCGGGCACCAACACCACGCAGATCGCCACCACGGCGTTCTCCACGGCTGCAGTCGCAGCTGAGGCGGCGCTGCGCGCTTCGGCGGACACGGCGCTGAGCACCTCGCTCACCACGGCCTACCAGAACGCTGACACAGCGCTCAGTGGCACGCTGACGACGGCGTACACCAACGCGGACACGACGCTCCTAGGCACCGTCAACTCCTCTCTGGCGCTCAAGGCTCCCTTGGCATCCCCTGGGTTCTCAGGCGTTCCGACTGCACCCACGGCTACCGTAGGCACGAACACCACGCAGCTCGCTACGACCGCATTCGTGTCGTCGGCGCTGCCTGTGCCTGCAGCTGCGGCCCCGATCATCGACGGCACGGCTGCAGTTGGCACCTCGGCGAAGTACGCCCGGGAAGACCATGTGCATCCCACGGACACCTCGCGCGCTGCGCTGGCGTCCCCGACGTTCACAGGTGTACCAGCGGCCCCAACGGCCACGGCAGGCACCAACACCACGCAGATCGCCACCACGGCGTTCGTTACATCCGCGGTTTCCGCTGCAGGCGTGTCGTCTGTCGGCGGTGTCACTGGCGCTATCGGGCTCGACCCGGGCCTTAAGATGAACAGCTCGAACGTCGCGCTCAAGAACGGCCTGTTTGAAGTTGACCGCAACGGCACTAACCAAACAGGGCTTACTGCGAGCGCCGATAACAAGATCACGTGGACTACGGCTAACGTCAACAACGAGAGCTGGTTCAGCCTTGCTACTGGCAAATACACGCCCCTCGTGGCGGGCTCGTATGTGTTCACGCTGAGCGTCAACTCTGTAACGGGCACTGGGGGCGAAAGCTGTCAGGCCGAGCTTTACAAGAACGGTACGAAGGTGAAGGTTGGTACGTACACTGCGTCTAACGGGCCAAACATCAATACGGTGACTGCAGTCATACCAATGAACGGCACTACGGACTACGTAGAAGCCTATCTCTATCTCCCTGCTGCCACCACCACATTGGTAGGCGCCCCATCTACGACACACTTCCAAGGCTGGCGAGCAGGTTCATAATGTACCATCCTGAATATTTCGTAACGGCTCTGCTTAGTATACAGCCCTCTCTCAATCCGCGTGAAGACTTCACTGTCGTCAACGACGGAACGGGACCAAAGATTTCCGCTTGGAATCGAACCGACATCACGCAGCCCACACAGGCTGCAATTGAAGCGGTCGATACCGATACACTCTTAGCTGCGCAGGCAGTCCCCCAGACCGTCACGCCGCTCCAAGCGCGCCTCGCGCTGCTCGGGGCTGGCCTGCTCGATCAAGTCACCGCCGCAGTCAACGCTGCGGGCGGAGCGACACTGATCACGTGGAACTACGCCGCGCAGTTCGACCGCAACGACCCGATGATCCTCTCGCTCGGCGCGGCCCTCAATCTCACTGCGGCTCAGATCGACGCACTCTTCGTGCAGGCCGCCAAGCTCTAAGGAGCCCCATGACCCTCAAGCAGCGCCTGATCGCCGATTGGCGGTGGGTGCTCAAACACTCTTGGTCCGTCCGATTGATGCTGCTCTCTGCAGCGCTCTCGGGGTCCGAGGTGATCCTTCCTCTCTTCAGTGACGGTATGCCGAAGCATCTCTTCGCTGTGCTGTCGTTCCTCACGGTCGTCGCCGCCGCCATTGCGCGCTTCGCTCTCCAGAATAATCGCGAGGTGTCCAATGGCTCTTAAGACCTCCCACAAGGTTGGCGTCACCGCTGGTGCCGTCGTCCTGTGTTGCAGCATGGTCATGCCCTACGAGGGCCTGTGGCTCACTGCGAAGCCCGACAAGCTGGCCTACAACATTCCTACGGTCTGCTACGGCGAGACCGAGGGCGTCAAGGTGGGCGACACGTACACCAAGGCTCAGTGCGTCGAGAAGCTCCAGAAGAAGATGCCGCGCTACCTACGCTCCGCTGCGGCGTGTATCACCGTGCCCGTCTCTGAGCGCACGCTGGCTGCGTACGGCTCCCTGACATACAACATTGGCGAGAAGGCCTTCTGCCACTCGACGGTCGTCAAGAAGCTGAACGCCGGCGATCCCTTCGGCTCGTGCGATGCCATGCTCGCGTGGTCACACGCAGGCGGCAAGTTCGTGCAGGGCCTCTACGACCGACGCGTCAAAGAGCGTGCAGACTGCCTGCGCGGCATCAAAGACCTCAAGCTGCCCACGGCAGCTCCCGCTGCCCCTGAACTCCCGAAGACCGTAGTGGCACCCACGCCGTGGTACGTGCGCGTCTGGAATTGGTTGATGTCCTGATGTTCACTGCAATCTCATACATCGGAGCACACTGGCTCCTGATCCTCGCCGTCCTCCTCGGCGTCATCGCGCTCGGAGCCTTCGCTTGGTTTGCCAAGAACTGGAAGGCCGCCGTTGCGGCTGTCGTCCTCGTGGTCGCAGCGCTGACCTATCAGCACGCGGACCTTGGTGGCTACAAGCGCCGCTTGGACGAAGAGAAGGCTGAGCAGATCAAGACGCTCACAAGCCGCATCGCCACGCTATCGCTAATCACGTCTATGGACAACCAGGTCTCGCTGGCGAACGCCCAGACCCTCAAGAAACTCGAAAGCCTCTCCCTTGACACTCCTCCGAACGCTGGTGCTTGCCTCAGCCGCGATGCTGCTCGCCGCGTGCGGGCCGTCCGAACAGACGAAGCCCTCCCAGCTGCCCCGGCCCCCAGCCGACATTCAGGCCTGTTTCCGAGACGCCGCGCAAATCCCTGACCGAGACCTCACGCAGGCCGAGGTGGAGAGCCTGTGGAAGATTGACCGCTTCCGGCTCGCCGTGAACGCCAAGTGCGGCTCACGCTTCTACGCTTGGTACGAAAGCCTCCGGGTCAACTGGAAATGATCCCGACCGAGGACACCTCAGGCCACGTAACGAACGCTGTGGCCGCACTGGCCTGCGTGAGCCCGTGGATTCCCCAGATCAACTCAGCCGGGCAGCTCGTCCTCACGGGCCTCGGCATCGCGTGGCTGGCGCTCCAGATCACGCTGAAACTCATATCCCTCCGAAAGAAACCATGATCATAACCAAGGACCTTGAGAACTCCCTGACGCTGCTCGAATACGACGTGGCTCAACACGTCACCGCGCTGGCTTCGGCCCGCGCCGCAGTGCTCGACCAGTCCGTCATCGACGCCCTCACACAGCGCGTTATCGCGGCCACCCAGACGCTCGCGCGCTCGGCGGCACCGCAGGACTACCCAGCGACCCCGGCTCCCGTGGAGGCTCCCGTGGCCTTCAGCGTGGCTCCGGCCCCGGCAACGCCTGCGCTTCCCACCTTCCTGTCCGCGCCGCCCTCGCAGCCCTCAGTGGCCGAGAGCATCGCTGCGGCCCTCGCGAACGCGCCCAAGTAATGGCCCGCGCTCCCAAGGCCTCGTTCGACGCTGAGGTTGCCAGCGTCACGCCAGTGCGTGACGAGAGGCACCCGCTGCAGGACGAGCACGACGCCGAGACGGCCAGGCTGGAAGAGCTGCGGCTCAACCCCGCCAACTCTTGGCTCGTTGAGCTGTCCGAGGCGCGCGTGGCGTCTCTCGCCGACGTCATCCAGGAATGAACGAAAAAAACCTACAGAAACCCGTGAGGGCAACTGTAGGTTTTTTTTGATTAGCAGCGGACGCCGTCGTAGTAGTACGCGCGCGGGTAAGCCCCACAGTCGTACGTCCGATAGTCGAACGCAGGCCGGAAGTCCCTGAGGCGCCCTAGTGCGCTCAGCGGCGCGTCGGTCACCACGACCACCTTGGCCTCCCAGCCGTCCTCGGACACCTTCGTCACACGCTCGAACGTCACGGTCTCGACGCTGACGCGGTTGATAGCGCCCGGGTTCATGCTGATCACCTCAGGGAAGCCCGGGTAGGTCAGAGCCCTGTAGTGGGTCGCGTCACGATGCGCGCTCCAGCGCTCCATAGTGCCCAGCAGCCGCTCCCGATTGACGCGGGCGTAAACCTCGACGCGGCTCACCACGCGCCGAACCACAGGCCGATGCCGTGGATGATGCCGACCGGAGCCACGAGCGCGCCCGCGATCAGGAACACGTAGGAGGCCGTCTTGATGCAGAAGATCACGTGGGTGACCCAAGCGGCGATGCCGACAAGCCACGCGGCGACGATGAACAGGAGTGCGATGATGGTGCTCATTTGGGTTTCCGTTGTTTGTACGTCTGGGCTTTTTCGAAGGGTATGTGCTGTACTAGGTCAGCCAGCGGAGGGCCTACTACCCCAGTGCCGCCTGTGCCTGCGTCCCCACGCTCCACCAGCTCCAGCAGTATCGCCTTGATACCCTTCAGGACGCCTACGGCCTCCCTCAGGTGCACCACGGTCTCCTGAGGCGGCGAGAGCTGCGCGAGGAACGTGTCGATGTCTTGCTGGTTCATTGAGCCTTCCTAACTTGCCATGCGTAGAGGAACAGATCACTGCCGATCAGCGCGAGGCGCATGGCCTTCTCGTGATCCATCCGGCCTGCGGCGCTCAGCTCGGTCACGAGCAAGTGCAGGCTGCGGGCGCAGCGCTCGATGCCGCTGGCGACTTCATCTTTGTCCATTGATGGTCCGCTTCCAGTAGAGCGTGGTTGCATAGGGTCCCCAAGGATGCCGGGGTGTGAAGAGTTTGTAGCCTGCGCGAATGAGCGTGTTGGATGACGCTGGGTTATCCGTGGTGTCGGTGATGACGTAGGACCACCCCAGCTTCTTGGCGTGCGCTTCACGCACTCGGATCATTCGCAGCTGCAGGCCGCTCCCTCGGTGCTCAAGAGCAACTCCAGAGCGCTTGAGATAGCCAAAGTTCTTGGAGTAGGGGGACTTCGATAGGCCGCAGAAGCCGACAGCACGCGCGGGCGCATCCTCGTGATACAGGAGCCACCAATAACCCACAGCGGGGTCGATCATGGGGGCGCTGTCTCCGAAGGTGAGCCAGTGCATGTGCTTTACGGTCTCTGCGGCTTTCTCCCTTGTCCCGTCTACACGCTTGATGCGGTAGGTCAGAAGTCGAACTCGTGGGTGATCTCGGTGACCTTGCGCACGGTGAAGCCGTCCGTGATGTGCCATACGCGCACGTTGGCACAGCCACCTAGGTAGCGCCGCAGGTCGGGCTTCACCGTGAAAGCCGCTATAGGCGTCATGCAGCCCTTGGGCACCACGACGTAGATGTTAGTCGAGCGCGCCATTGGAATCCTCCACGGGCTTGTCGATGACGATGCGTGCTTGGCAGATCACCTTGTGCTTCAGGGCGAAGCGGCAGCGCTCGTTCATCGCCCGCCGTGCGACACCACGCTTCTGGTATAGCGCAGGCATCACGGGCGAGGCGTGCGAAGAGAGCAGGGCTCCGTCGCGGGTATCCATGATCACGTAGACCATCAGGCTGCTTCCTTGTGGTTGTCGTCAAAGGTCTTCTTGAAGGACACGCGGGAGGCCGAGTGCCAGATCACGATGCCCTCGGGGTTCTTGAAGCCCGGCACAGCGATGGAGCCGTTGCGTCCCAGAGCCTGCATGACGTTGTCGATGGTGTCCGTGCATCCGCGCGACAGGCGCGAGAGCTTCGGGAATGCTTGGAAGATCATAGGTGTCCTCAAATCGGTTGAGCACGAGCGCGATGACGCCCTGCTCTGTGAGGAGGGGCCTGCGACCGCAGTTGAATGTCAGGATGTCGGAGATGCCCTTGGTGAGGGCGTCGCTCACGGTGCGAGGATCGCGCAGCCCAGAGCATGATGAAGGTCGTACGCTTGCGCGAGCGTCAGCTCGATCACGTCCGACTTGTCCGGGCTGTTCTCTTGCTTGATGATCAGCGTCTCGTTGAGGCGGCCCTTGAAGTCCTGAGCCCACCAAGCAACCACCTCAGCACTCCCGGGCAGCACTCGGCCGCCCGGTGTCTTGCCCGGCTTCGCCTCGGGGATGATGAAGGTCGTCCCGTGTTGGTCCTTGTGAGCCTTACAGGCCATACTTCACGCCGTTCGCTTCCTGCCTGCGAGCTTCCTCGATCAGCAGCTTGCCGTGGTGCACGAGCTTCTCAAGGTCCTTGATGCCTCCCTTGTACTTCCAGCGTGTCGCGTACTTCACGATGTTGCCCTCGGAGAACCCAAGGTCATTGGCCCAGACGTATTCGATGGGCTGGATCTTCTGGCGGGTGTAGTGATCGCCGCCAACCTGGGTGCCTAGGACCGCCGTGGACGTCGCCTTCTGTGCCTTGGCTTCCATCTCCTTTCGGTGACGCTGGGCTCTCACTGACGCCACCAGTTCGAAGTGCTTCACGCTCCAGCCGTTGGTCGTGCTCCCGTTGCTGTCGGTCACCGTATGGATGCGCTCGCCGTCGCCGCTGCGGTAGGTGTCCTTCACGGTGTAATGACCACCCGTACGATAGCCGCCGCCCTTCAGACCGGGCGTGGTGCACTTCACGATGTCGCCGTCGTCGAACTTGGTCTTCTGCGGGCTGGCCTTGATGATTGTCAGATCAGGATCGTTGCAGACGTCGAAGGCATCCTCGGAGCCTTGGCTCTTCTGTGAGTTGTACAGGTCGCGCTCGTAGGCGTTCTGATAAATCATCAGGCGTCTTTTCTCCATTTGAGGTAGGCACGTCCGTGGATCACGAACATTGCGATGTTGACGGGCAGGAGGCCCCAGAGGCCTGACTGGAACATGATGCTCCACCAGAACACCTGACCGATCAGGCCGACACGTGGACCCCAGAGGCTCTTGGAGCCGTAGAGCCACATGCCGGTGATGGTGGTGAGGGAAGCGAGAGACTGCAGGACGAACGCTGTGGTGATCATCGCGCGCGGTAGTTCCAGCTAATGGAGTCCCCGCTCCAAGTGCTGCTTACGGTGCGCTTGCAATCGACGGTTTCCAGCCAGCGGCAGTCGCCGTGCTTGAGCTTGATAGGAAACCACGCGAACTTCGGATGCCAGCTCCCAAGATACGCGCGGCGCTCAGCCTTCTTGCGCTTGCGCCTGTCGGCCCAAGCATCACAATTGTACTTCATCGTTGCGGGCTCCAGAGCAGGGGCTTCTTGTTGACGCTGTCCCAATCGGACCAGCGCAGGATGCGGGCGAGCCGCGCCTGACGCAGTGCGTCTTCCTCGGTGAGGCCAGCGCGCTCGTAGCAGGAGACGACAGCCTTCCAGACGCTGTCCGTGGGCTCCGTCTTGTAGCGGGTCTCGACCTCGCCCTTGCGGGCTCCGGACTTCATGGTGTGCTCGTAAGCAACCCAAGTACTCGGGGCGTCCAAGAGCGCCGTGGCCGCCACGTCGCCAATCCCCGGACAACCCGGGTAACCGTCAGCCGTGTCTCCGATCAGCGTCTGATACATATGGAAGCGGTCGGCATCGGCCTCCGTCTGCACGACGACATCCTTGCCATCCCAGATGGTCGTGGGGATGGTCTTCATGTCCTTGTCCTGCGAGACGATGATTGCCTGCACACCCGGCTGTGGACGCGTGGCGAGGATGCCCATGACGTCGTCGGCCTCTAAGGTGTCCATAGCAGTGCAGCGGTATGACGCCTCCACGTCCTCCCTGAGCTGCGCGTAGCACAGGGGCTTGCGTTGCCCTGCGCGGTTGTTCTTGTAGGTGCTGTCGATGCCGAAGCGGAAGTTCGTGCCCGCTGTGAAGCAGAGCACGTGTTCCTTGGTATTGAAGCGCGTGAAGATGCGCTCCAGCATCCCGTCGAGGTTACGACGGGCTTCTACGGCGTTGGAGTACAGGACGTGGTTCTGGTCATCCCAGCGCACTTCCTGTTCGACGGCGATGCAGGCTGTGAAGAGGAACTGATCACCGTCGATCAGTAGGACCTTCTTCGCCATTAGACGAGGTCACTCACGGCTTCGACCAGTTCGAAGTCCGGGCCGGTCGCTTCCCGCTTGGCCTGCTCGGTGAGCGCGGGGCTCAGCTCGGCGGCTTCGTTGTTCAGCCGCTCGGCCGCCTGAGCGAACATCGCTGCGGCGTGGCCCTTCTCGTAGCCAATCTTCTCGGCGGCGCGGATGGTCTCGGCGGCCTCACGGCTCTGCTGCTGCAGCGCCAGTTCGAAGTTCTCCTTGGCTTCCGTCAGAGCAGCTTCGCGCGCAGCCTCGACGCCAGCGTTCGCTGCGTTCCAGGTATTGGTCATCGCGTTGTTGAGCAGCTCGTAGACGCGCTTGGCGTCGTCGCGGCCCTCGGCCTTGAAGAGCGTCTCAAGGGCGGTGTCGAGAGCGACAGTGTTTAGTTCAGCCATGTACAGCTTCATTGGGTGTCTCTCTGTTGTTGGAAGAACGTCAGGCCCTTGGTCGTGATGCGCCACGCTTGTGCGTAGGTGCCCTTGGAGACCCGGGTGGTGATTAGTTGGAGTGAAGCGGCCATCGCTACGATTTCGGCATTAGCCCTAACGTAGTCGCTCTTGACGCGTTGTGGTGCGCGGACCACGAGGGCGAGCAGCTCTTGCATTCGGGCTTCCACTGGGGTGGATACTGGGGCGGGCTTAGGAGACATGGGACCACGTCTGCCGTCGTATAATTCGGCCTATGGTGGTTCGGTCCACGTCGTATCGCAGCCCTATGTCTTCCTGAGTACCCTGCGAGCTTCTGATCTCGCTGACTTCCTCAGGGGTAAGCTTATTGGCTGCACGACCCTTCAACTGTTTGTCGCGCATGTTGTCAGCTATGGATCCAAGAAACAGGTGGTCGATACGTACGCACTTCCTGTTGTCGCACTTGTGCAGCACCTGAGCAGCGGGATCTTGTCCCGTGTTCAGCTTCCATGATGCTCTGTGGGCATAGCCTCTGTCGAATTCGCCGTACCCGTTCCGCTTGCAGTGTCCGGTCCACTCCCAGCATGTGGCTGTCTTGTTGACCATTCTCCAGAAGCGTACAGCTGGCTCAATGGGTTTCGGCCCACGTCGGCCCGTGCTTGGCTTGGCTGTCGAGCGGTCCTCGGAAACCATAGGGCTCTCCGGCTTTTCGCGCGCAGCGGATGATAACTTCACTGATTTCTTCTTCAAGACCTTTTCGAACTAACAATTGCCACTCGTCGTGCACCCAGGCTACGAACTGGAAGTCTTCGCCCAGCTTGTACTTGCTGCACAGCTCCTCGAACGCATCAGCACCCCAACGCTTGCAGAGGATCGCTCCGCAGGATTGAATGAGGAAGTTTAGGGCTGAGTGGTCTGATCGGATTGGAATTAGACGGTCGTCTAACCCACGTACGCGGCCAGCCTTCTTGACGACGACAGACAGCTTGTCCTTCAGGCTAGTGAAGCCTACGATGCGCTTGGCAAACGCGGCGCGTACCTTTCGGCCCAACGCCTTTAGAGACTCTTCAGTGGCTGTCTTGTCCCCAAAGAATTTTACGTAGAGTTCGGCGCCATCCTCACCGCCGTCGCGCTTAGCCTTAGTGAGCGCGTTGTAGATGATTTCTCCTACCTTGGCGTCCCACGCGCCGTAGATGTAGGCGTAGATGAAACGCTTCGTGCCGTCTTCGCGGATGATAGTGTGGCACTTATTGTGCTTGTCACGTTCTCCCGTAGCTAGTCCCATGACGGTAGCGTGCATCCAGTGTACGTCACCCTCTACGACAATCTTCATGTACTTGCCGCCGTCGAACGGGGCGAGGTAGTGCGCGAGGCCTCGCAGCTCCAGTCCCGACATGTCGGCACCTAGGAACGTGAAGCCCTCAGGGGCGTAGAACAGCTCGCGGCATTCCTTGCCGTACGGGCTAGCCATGTTTGGCACTTGCCCGAGGTTTGGCAGGAAGTGAGACGCGCGGCTCGTGATGGTTCCCATAGGATTGATGACGCCGTGAATGCGCCCATCGGGTCCCACGGCCTTG of the Bradyrhizobium quebecense genome contains:
- a CDS encoding phage adaptor protein, which codes for MTYGDIQAQFTGLLNRRDLTPALTTSFLQQSILRIQRGLRVPSMEKSITATIGNLYTSGLAVPGDLLQLIAITDETDPLNVTELTRVSLPEVLRILNDNTSCGARAYTRRGSKFLIAPMPTTGSVIRMDYYATFQPLSAPTDTNVLGDIAPDCIVYGALSYAAAYFLDKRQSDFEARFKQIVDDLNGQAMSDELTGAAQVSNTIAASYTDW
- a CDS encoding DUF3310 domain-containing protein yields the protein MIYQNAYERDLYNSQKSQGSEDAFDVCNDPDLTIIKASPQKTKFDDGDIVKCTTPGLKGGGYRTGGHYTVKDTYRSGDGERIHTVTDSNGSTTNGWSVKHFELVASVRAQRHRKEMEAKAQKATSTAVLGTQVGGDHYTRQKIQPIEYVWANDLGFSEGNIVKYATRWKYKGGIKDLEKLVHHGKLLIEEARRQEANGVKYGL
- a CDS encoding HNH endonuclease signature motif containing protein, encoding MVSEDRSTAKPSTGRRGPKPIEPAVRFWRMVNKTATCWEWTGHCKRNGYGEFDRGYAHRASWKLNTGQDPAAQVLHKCDNRKCVRIDHLFLGSIADNMRDKQLKGRAANKLTPEEVSEIRSSQGTQEDIGLRYDVDRTTIGRIIRRQTWSHVS
- a CDS encoding GNAT family N-acetyltransferase, with protein sequence MIDPAVGYWWLLYHEDAPARAVGFCGLSKSPYSKNFGYLKRSGVALEHRGSGLQLRMIRVREAHAKKLGWSYVITDTTDNPASSNTLIRAGYKLFTPRHPWGPYATTLYWKRTINGQR
- a CDS encoding exonuclease, with amino-acid sequence MAKKVLLIDGDQFLFTACIAVEQEVRWDDQNHVLYSNAVEARRNLDGMLERIFTRFNTKEHVLCFTAGTNFRFGIDSTYKNNRAGQRKPLCYAQLREDVEASYRCTAMDTLEADDVMGILATRPQPGVQAIIVSQDKDMKTIPTTIWDGKDVVVQTEADADRFHMYQTLIGDTADGYPGCPGIGDVAATALLDAPSTWVAYEHTMKSGARKGEVETRYKTEPTDSVWKAVVSCYERAGLTEEDALRQARLARILRWSDWDSVNKKPLLWSPQR
- a CDS encoding C1q-like domain-containing protein, which gives rise to MTDDTVYTVIASGDTNAGSSSSSFYEKDGVVTSVSTSTPDDTAYAVADDLQGPGGSPSSSFYEHGTVYTDIVYATTVVDQINASAAAAAASATAAQLALTTFLVSPGFSGIPTAPTAAPGTNTTQIATTAFSTAAVAAEAALRASADTALSTSLTTAYQNADTALSGTLTTAYTNADTTLLGTVNSSLALKAPLASPGFSGVPTAPTATVGTNTTQLATTAFVSSALPVPAAAAPIIDGTAAVGTSAKYAREDHVHPTDTSRAALASPTFTGVPAAPTATAGTNTTQIATTAFVTSAVSAAGVSSVGGVTGAIGLDPGLKMNSSNVALKNGLFEVDRNGTNQTGLTASADNKITWTTANVNNESWFSLATGKYTPLVAGSYVFTLSVNSVTGTGGESCQAELYKNGTKVKVGTYTASNGPNINTVTAVIPMNGTTDYVEAYLYLPAATTTLVGAPSTTHFQGWRAGS
- a CDS encoding lysozyme; its protein translation is MALKTSHKVGVTAGAVVLCCSMVMPYEGLWLTAKPDKLAYNIPTVCYGETEGVKVGDTYTKAQCVEKLQKKMPRYLRSAAACITVPVSERTLAAYGSLTYNIGEKAFCHSTVVKKLNAGDPFGSCDAMLAWSHAGGKFVQGLYDRRVKERADCLRGIKDLKLPTAAPAAPELPKTVVAPTPWYVRVWNWLMS
- a CDS encoding SU10 major capsid protein gives rise to the protein MATYQTFQTVGIKEDISDIISNISPTKTPFQTSIGSESVDNTLFQWQEDSLRNVAANQQVEGADATFIAAVPTVMRNNRTQIMTEAVQVSGTLDRVSKYGRAKEMAYQMAKSAAALKRDLENAYVGTAQSASAGNAVTAATLAGYQLQIGAANITYMGAVTPITEAKLLTNLQAVYTSGADPSIIQVTPANSLVVAAFASAAGRYRTISGAESKTTTLVNVVNLYVSPFGETKVVINRFLRAGNTLVYEPDMWKKATLRPWSRETLAKTGDSTKMMLLGEFSLKHKNYLGSGIVVEQVSSGF